From the Sinorhizobium garamanticum genome, one window contains:
- a CDS encoding helix-turn-helix domain-containing protein, whose product MTVSDDARAAQGSANSGPQPRVGALVRARRRQLHMTLQELSDAAGVSVGYLSQVERDLAMPSLGTLAQIARGLDTEISHFILAPAIDTGLSRAEDRMVFSVGGSPVAYERIGADFAGNQLSSFVITIPPGHRSEVFSHEGEEIVFVLDGEILFGLDGEQTTLTNGDGLHFRGIQPHYWWNRTDKAARILWTGTLPLFRPRTAASKEAGRAETKGTPARPAKTKSHRKQEKR is encoded by the coding sequence GTGACCGTATCGGACGATGCACGTGCCGCACAGGGAAGCGCAAATTCCGGGCCGCAGCCGAGGGTCGGCGCGCTGGTGCGTGCGCGCCGGCGGCAGTTGCACATGACGCTCCAGGAATTGAGCGACGCGGCTGGTGTTTCGGTCGGCTATCTCAGCCAGGTCGAACGGGATCTCGCCATGCCCTCGCTCGGCACGCTCGCCCAGATCGCACGCGGCCTCGACACCGAGATCAGCCATTTCATCCTCGCCCCGGCAATCGACACCGGTCTTTCGCGCGCTGAAGATCGAATGGTCTTTTCCGTCGGTGGCTCGCCGGTCGCCTACGAGCGCATCGGCGCCGATTTTGCCGGCAACCAGCTTTCGAGCTTCGTCATCACGATCCCGCCGGGCCATCGGTCGGAAGTGTTCAGCCATGAAGGGGAGGAGATCGTCTTCGTTCTCGATGGCGAGATCCTCTTCGGCCTCGATGGCGAACAGACGACGCTGACGAACGGCGACGGGCTGCATTTCAGGGGAATCCAGCCGCATTACTGGTGGAACAGGACCGACAAGGCCGCGCGCATCCTCTGGACCGGAACGCTGCCGCTCTTTCGGCCGCGAACCGCCGCATCGAAAGAAGCAGGCCGTGCCGAGACCAAGGGAACACCGGCACGACCCGCAAAAACCAAGTCTCATCGAAAACAGGAGAAGCGATGA
- a CDS encoding ABC transporter permease, which yields MADDSTTTVAGPARRRGASVSGHRRLIAAAGFLVTLAVTFLGLLAITFFIGRIVPIDPVLAVVGDRAPAAVYERVRVEMGLDRPLTTQFVSYVGDVLTGNFGTSVSTGRPVLEDLARVFPATLEMATLGIIIGVLLGVPLGVIAASRRGSWLDQAIRVVGLLGYSVPAFWLGLVGLAVFYARLNWVGGPGRIEIFLDGIVPPVTGLLLIDSIIAGDWEVFGNAVWHLILPASCLGFFALAYIARMTRSFMLDQLSQEYVTTARVKGVPERLVIWRHAFRPIRVPLITVIGLSYAGLLEGSVMIETIFSWPGIGNYLTVALLNADMSAVLGSTLVVGAVFIGINKISDVLYRVLDPRAR from the coding sequence TTGGCAGATGACAGCACGACCACCGTCGCCGGACCGGCGCGCCGCCGTGGCGCGAGCGTCTCGGGCCATCGCAGGCTTATCGCTGCTGCCGGTTTTCTCGTCACACTGGCCGTAACGTTCCTCGGCCTTCTCGCCATCACCTTTTTCATCGGCCGGATCGTGCCGATCGATCCGGTGCTCGCAGTCGTCGGCGACCGCGCGCCCGCCGCCGTTTATGAGCGGGTGCGCGTGGAAATGGGCCTCGATCGCCCCTTGACGACACAGTTTGTCAGCTATGTCGGCGACGTGCTGACCGGCAATTTCGGCACGTCGGTTTCCACCGGCCGGCCGGTTCTCGAGGATCTTGCCCGTGTCTTCCCGGCGACGCTGGAGATGGCAACGCTCGGCATCATCATCGGCGTCCTGCTCGGTGTCCCCCTCGGCGTCATTGCCGCAAGCCGGCGTGGCTCCTGGCTCGACCAGGCAATCCGCGTCGTCGGCCTGCTCGGCTATTCCGTTCCCGCCTTCTGGCTCGGCCTTGTCGGGCTCGCGGTGTTCTATGCCCGGCTCAACTGGGTCGGAGGGCCCGGCCGCATCGAGATCTTTCTCGACGGTATCGTGCCGCCGGTGACCGGTCTGCTGCTGATCGACAGCATCATCGCCGGCGATTGGGAGGTCTTCGGCAACGCCGTCTGGCACCTGATATTGCCGGCGTCCTGCCTCGGATTCTTCGCGTTGGCCTATATCGCCCGCATGACGCGCTCGTTCATGCTCGACCAGCTGAGCCAGGAATATGTCACGACCGCCCGGGTCAAGGGCGTGCCGGAGCGGTTGGTCATCTGGCGCCATGCGTTCCGGCCGATCCGCGTGCCGCTGATCACCGTCATCGGGCTTTCCTATGCGGGCCTCCTCGAAGGCTCGGTGATGATCGAAACGATCTTCTCCTGGCCCGGCATCGGCAACTATCTGACCGTGGCGCTGCTCAACGCCGACATGTCCGCCGTGCTCGGCTCCACCCTCGTTGTCGGCGCGGTCTTCATCGGCATCAACAAGATTTCGGACGTGCTCTATCGCGTGCTCGATCCGCGTGCGCGCTAG
- a CDS encoding ABC transporter permease, with translation MATLRDWLIDDSPASPMQARLGRLYRVLGALMHNPLAVIGAIIVAALILAALFAPWLATHDPLRQALAERLLPPSAAHWMGTDELGRDIWSRVVYGARITLVIVALVAVLAAPAGLVIGVVSGYFGGWIDRILMGITDIFLSLPKLILALAFVAALGPGIENAIIAIAITSWPGYARVARAETLTFKNSEFIAAVRLLGASSLRVNLGHVLPLCTSSMIVRVTLDMAGIILTAAGLGFIGLGAQPPLPEWGAMISRGRSFILDQWWVATMPGFAIILVSLGFCFLGDGLRDVLDPKSAEQR, from the coding sequence ATGGCAACGCTTCGCGACTGGCTGATCGACGACAGCCCCGCTTCCCCGATGCAGGCTCGGCTTGGCCGGCTTTATCGAGTCCTCGGCGCGCTGATGCACAATCCGTTGGCAGTGATCGGGGCGATCATCGTCGCCGCCCTGATCCTCGCAGCACTTTTTGCGCCGTGGCTCGCGACGCACGATCCGCTGCGCCAGGCGCTTGCCGAACGGCTGCTGCCGCCGAGCGCCGCACACTGGATGGGCACGGATGAACTTGGGCGCGATATCTGGTCGCGCGTCGTCTACGGCGCCCGCATCACGCTGGTGATCGTCGCGCTCGTCGCCGTCCTCGCGGCGCCGGCGGGCCTCGTCATCGGCGTCGTCTCCGGCTATTTCGGCGGCTGGATCGATCGCATCCTGATGGGCATCACCGACATCTTCCTGTCGTTACCGAAACTGATCCTGGCGCTCGCCTTTGTCGCAGCGCTCGGACCAGGGATCGAGAACGCCATTATCGCGATTGCGATCACCTCCTGGCCCGGCTATGCCCGCGTCGCGCGGGCCGAAACGCTAACGTTCAAGAATTCCGAGTTCATTGCCGCCGTGCGTCTGCTCGGCGCGTCGAGCCTCAGGGTCAATCTCGGCCATGTGCTGCCGCTTTGCACCTCGTCGATGATCGTCCGCGTCACCCTCGACATGGCCGGCATTATTCTGACGGCGGCCGGCCTCGGCTTCATCGGTCTCGGCGCCCAGCCTCCGCTACCGGAATGGGGCGCGATGATCTCGCGCGGACGCTCCTTCATTCTCGATCAATGGTGGGTCGCCACGATGCCGGGCTTCGCGATCATCCTCGTCAGCCTCGGCTTCTGCTTCCTCGGCGACGGTCTTCGCGACGTGCTCGACCCCAAGAGCGCAGAGCAACGCTGA
- a CDS encoding ABC transporter ATP-binding protein, whose translation MRPLLEIENLRVTFPTARGDIDVVRGVSLTLGRERLGIVGESGSGKSMTGRSILKLVRAPGCVTADKLAFDGIDLSTRSEKQMRAIRGARISMVMQDPKFSLNPVMTIGEQIAEALLTHKRLPRREVNARVHTMLESVRITDPERVARLYPHEVSGGMGQRVMIAMMLIPEPDLLIADEPTSALDVSVQAQVLDIIDELVRRKGMGLILISHDLNLVSSYCDRILVMNSGEVVEECKAGELMNAIHPYTRGLIASIPRLDETRDELPVLDRSAWAKA comes from the coding sequence ATGAGACCGCTCCTCGAAATCGAAAACCTGCGCGTCACCTTCCCGACGGCACGCGGCGATATTGACGTCGTGCGCGGCGTCTCCCTCACGCTTGGCCGCGAGCGTCTCGGCATCGTCGGCGAAAGCGGCTCCGGCAAATCGATGACCGGCCGCTCGATCCTGAAGCTCGTGCGCGCGCCAGGCTGCGTGACCGCGGACAAGCTCGCCTTCGACGGTATCGATCTCAGCACCCGCTCGGAGAAGCAGATGCGCGCCATCCGCGGCGCTCGCATCTCGATGGTGATGCAGGATCCGAAATTCTCGCTCAATCCGGTGATGACCATCGGCGAGCAGATCGCCGAGGCGCTGCTGACGCACAAACGCCTACCACGACGGGAAGTGAACGCCCGCGTTCACACCATGCTTGAATCGGTGCGCATCACTGACCCGGAACGCGTCGCTCGGCTTTATCCGCACGAGGTTTCCGGCGGCATGGGGCAGCGGGTGATGATCGCGATGATGCTCATTCCGGAGCCGGACCTGCTCATTGCCGACGAGCCGACCTCGGCACTCGACGTCTCGGTCCAGGCACAGGTGCTCGACATCATCGACGAACTCGTCAGGCGCAAGGGCATGGGGCTGATCCTCATCAGCCACGACCTCAATCTCGTCTCGAGTTATTGCGACCGGATCCTGGTGATGAATAGCGGAGAAGTGGTCGAAGAATGCAAGGCCGGCGAATTGATGAACGCCATCCACCCTTATACACGCGGCCTCATCGCCTCCATCCCGCGCCTCGATGAAACAAGGGACGAGCTGCCCGTGCTCGACCGCAGCGCCTGGGCCAAAGCATGA
- a CDS encoding ABC transporter ATP-binding protein, with protein MTALSLKDLDISYGDTQITHKVSLDIAEGESFALVGESGSGKSTVLKAIAGLAPQWTGEIRVLGKARSHGVDRDFSRVCQMVFQDPYGSLHPRKTVDATLCEALTIHGIGNRSARVEEVMASVGLDRKFRFRFPHQLSGGQRQRVAIARALMLKPKLLLLDEPTSALDVSVQAEILNLLKRLRREQNLTFLMVTHNLPVVSFLCDRLAVMRHGRIVEVAGVDELKRGDLKEPYSRELMQISAAHAT; from the coding sequence ATGACAGCGCTCTCTCTCAAAGACCTCGACATCTCCTACGGCGATACGCAGATCACCCACAAGGTGAGCCTCGACATCGCCGAGGGTGAAAGCTTCGCGCTCGTCGGCGAAAGCGGCTCGGGCAAGTCCACAGTCTTGAAGGCGATCGCCGGGCTCGCGCCTCAATGGACCGGCGAGATCCGCGTTCTCGGCAAAGCGCGTAGCCACGGCGTCGACCGCGACTTCTCGCGAGTCTGCCAGATGGTGTTCCAGGATCCATATGGCTCATTGCATCCGCGCAAGACCGTCGACGCGACGCTTTGCGAGGCACTGACGATCCACGGTATCGGCAACCGGAGCGCCCGTGTCGAGGAGGTCATGGCGTCCGTCGGACTCGACCGGAAATTCCGGTTCCGCTTTCCGCACCAGCTTTCCGGTGGCCAGCGCCAGCGCGTGGCAATTGCCCGTGCGCTGATGCTGAAGCCGAAACTCCTGCTGCTCGACGAGCCGACCTCGGCTCTCGATGTTTCGGTGCAGGCGGAAATCCTCAACCTGCTCAAGCGTCTGCGCCGTGAGCAGAACCTCACCTTCCTGATGGTCACCCACAATCTGCCGGTCGTCTCCTTCCTCTGCGACCGTCTGGCCGTCATGCGCCACGGCCGCATCGTCGAAGTGGCCGGCGTCGACGAGTTGAAGCGAGGTGACCTCAAGGAGCCCTATTCGCGCGAGTTGATGCAGATCAGCGCCGCACACGCCACCTAG
- a CDS encoding GAF domain-containing protein → MNTEHIAALAEFDATIANDTGADAPYRALQTLSRKLIGAKLFTIMTVDMANELVRRAYTSHPGEYPVSGTKPIHYDRWFDTVHKARETFVANTIADISTVFGDYETIAALGCGSVVNIPVVVGGELLGTVNCLDVEHHYTPERVALSKLIEMPAKLAFLVAARNAAK, encoded by the coding sequence ATGAATACCGAGCATATCGCCGCCCTGGCGGAATTCGACGCGACCATTGCCAACGACACCGGCGCGGATGCGCCTTATCGCGCGCTGCAGACGCTTAGCCGAAAGCTGATCGGCGCCAAGCTTTTCACGATCATGACGGTGGACATGGCGAACGAGCTGGTGCGCCGCGCCTATACTTCGCATCCGGGCGAGTATCCGGTCTCCGGTACCAAGCCGATCCATTACGATCGCTGGTTCGACACGGTCCACAAGGCACGCGAGACCTTCGTCGCTAATACGATCGCCGACATTTCCACGGTCTTCGGCGACTACGAGACGATCGCCGCACTCGGCTGCGGATCGGTCGTGAACATTCCCGTCGTCGTCGGCGGCGAACTGCTCGGCACCGTCAACTGTCTGGACGTCGAGCATCACTACACGCCGGAAAGGGTCGCGCTCTCGAAGCTCATCGAGATGCCGGCGAAGCTCGCATTCCTCGTAGCCGCGCGGAACGCCGCGAAGTAA
- a CDS encoding RbsD/FucU family protein, translating to MLKNIDPTLNADVLHALRSMGHGDTLVISDTNFPSDAIARQTTLGKLLHIDNVSAARAVKAVLSVLPLDTPLQPSAGRMEVMGAPDELPAVQREVQAEIDRAEGKPAPMYGIERFAFYEEAKKAYCVITTGETRFYGCFLFTKGVIPPESA from the coding sequence ATGCTCAAGAATATCGACCCGACTCTCAACGCCGACGTGTTGCACGCGCTGCGCTCTATGGGTCACGGCGACACGCTGGTCATCTCGGACACCAATTTCCCGTCCGACGCGATCGCGCGGCAGACGACGCTCGGAAAATTGCTGCACATCGACAATGTCTCCGCCGCGCGCGCCGTGAAGGCGGTTCTGTCGGTATTGCCGCTCGACACACCGCTGCAGCCCTCGGCCGGGCGCATGGAAGTTATGGGCGCGCCAGACGAGCTTCCGGCAGTGCAGCGGGAGGTTCAGGCCGAAATCGATCGCGCCGAGGGCAAGCCGGCACCGATGTACGGCATCGAGCGCTTCGCCTTCTACGAGGAGGCGAAGAAAGCCTATTGCGTCATCACCACGGGCGAGACGCGTTTCTACGGCTGCTTCCTCTTCACCAAGGGGGTCATTCCGCCGGAATCCGCCTGA
- a CDS encoding aldehyde dehydrogenase family protein, with protein MTVARYFDEMSYGPAPEADTEAREWLARHKGEFGHFINGAFVASASGKTFDTYEPATGALLAKIALGGREDVNSAVAAARKAQSAWAKLPGHARARHLYALARMIQRHARLIAVVEAIDNGKPIRETRDIDIPLAARHFYHHAGWAQLQETEFADQVSVGVVGQVIPWNFPFLMLAWKVAPALALGNTVILKPAEFTPLTALLFADLAAAAGLPPGVLNVVTGEGETGALIVEHEDIDKIAFTGSTEVGRLIREKTAGTGKSLTLELGGKSPFIIFDDADIDGAVEGVVDAIWFNQGQVCCAGSRLLVQEGVAPLFYERLKRRMATLRVGHPLDKAIDMAAIVAPVQLQRIESLVAQGVTEGASLHQPKIELPKGGSFYPPTLLTNVQPTSIVATEEIFGPVAVSMTFRTSEEAIQLANHSRYGLAASVWSETIGLALHVAAKLAAGVVWVNATNLFDAAAGFGGKRESGFGREGGREGCYEYLKPKAWTGRKLRSAPAEPALKAAAGDFSVPVLDRTAKLFIGGKQARPDGNYSRPVLSSKGKVIGEVGEGNRKDIRNAVVAAQAASAWSSATTHNRAQILYYIAENLSGRAVEFADRISAMTGATAAGARAEVDAAIARLFTYGAWADKYEGVVHQPPFRGVALAMPEPQGVVGVICPPEAPLLGFISLVAPLIAVGNRVVAVPSEQHPLAATDFYSVLETSDVPAGVINIVTGSAIELAKTLAAHNDVDALWAFGTPELSTLVEKLSVGNLKRTFVDYGKAIDWMDRTAAEGPAFLRRAVDVKNIWIPYGE; from the coding sequence ATGACCGTCGCTAGGTATTTTGACGAAATGTCCTATGGTCCCGCACCCGAGGCCGACACCGAAGCACGCGAATGGCTCGCACGCCACAAGGGCGAGTTCGGTCACTTCATCAATGGCGCCTTCGTCGCGTCAGCGTCTGGAAAGACGTTCGATACATACGAGCCTGCGACCGGCGCCTTGCTCGCCAAGATCGCGCTCGGTGGACGCGAAGACGTCAACAGCGCGGTTGCCGCCGCCCGCAAGGCGCAGAGCGCATGGGCAAAGTTGCCCGGCCATGCGCGTGCGCGTCACCTTTATGCACTGGCACGCATGATCCAGCGCCACGCGCGTCTGATCGCAGTGGTCGAAGCGATCGACAACGGCAAGCCGATCCGCGAGACGCGCGACATCGACATCCCGCTGGCCGCCCGTCACTTCTACCACCATGCCGGCTGGGCGCAGCTCCAGGAGACCGAGTTCGCCGATCAGGTGTCGGTCGGCGTCGTCGGCCAGGTCATCCCGTGGAACTTCCCCTTCCTGATGCTGGCCTGGAAGGTCGCGCCGGCGCTGGCACTCGGCAACACCGTGATCTTGAAGCCGGCCGAATTCACGCCGTTGACGGCGCTTCTCTTCGCCGACCTTGCCGCCGCGGCCGGGCTGCCGCCAGGCGTCCTGAATGTGGTGACGGGCGAGGGCGAAACCGGCGCGCTGATCGTCGAGCATGAGGATATCGACAAGATCGCCTTTACCGGTTCGACCGAGGTTGGCCGCCTCATCCGCGAGAAGACCGCCGGAACCGGCAAGTCGCTGACGCTCGAGCTCGGCGGCAAGTCGCCCTTCATTATCTTCGACGATGCCGATATCGATGGCGCGGTCGAAGGCGTGGTCGATGCCATCTGGTTCAACCAGGGCCAGGTCTGCTGCGCCGGTTCGCGCCTGCTCGTCCAGGAGGGCGTGGCACCATTGTTTTATGAGCGGCTGAAACGACGCATGGCGACCCTGCGCGTCGGTCATCCGCTGGACAAGGCGATCGACATGGCGGCAATCGTCGCGCCGGTGCAGTTGCAGCGGATCGAAAGCCTAGTCGCCCAGGGTGTGACCGAGGGCGCGTCGCTGCATCAGCCCAAAATCGAGCTGCCGAAAGGCGGCAGCTTCTATCCGCCGACGCTGCTCACCAATGTCCAGCCGACCTCCATCGTGGCCACCGAGGAGATCTTCGGGCCGGTGGCGGTTTCGATGACCTTCCGCACGTCGGAAGAGGCGATCCAGCTCGCCAATCATTCGCGCTACGGCCTTGCCGCCAGCGTCTGGAGTGAAACGATCGGGCTCGCTTTGCATGTTGCCGCGAAGCTTGCGGCCGGCGTCGTCTGGGTCAATGCCACGAATCTCTTCGACGCGGCGGCCGGCTTCGGCGGAAAACGCGAGTCCGGCTTCGGCCGTGAAGGCGGGCGCGAGGGCTGCTATGAATATCTGAAGCCGAAGGCCTGGACCGGGCGCAAGCTCCGGTCCGCCCCGGCCGAGCCGGCCCTGAAAGCGGCCGCGGGCGACTTCTCCGTGCCGGTGCTCGACCGCACCGCAAAGCTCTTCATCGGCGGCAAGCAGGCGCGGCCGGATGGAAACTATTCGCGGCCGGTGCTTTCCTCCAAGGGTAAGGTGATCGGCGAGGTCGGCGAAGGCAACCGCAAGGATATCCGCAACGCCGTCGTCGCGGCGCAGGCCGCATCGGCCTGGTCTTCCGCAACGACGCATAACCGGGCACAGATCCTCTATTACATCGCCGAAAACTTGAGCGGCCGCGCGGTGGAATTCGCCGATCGCATCTCAGCCATGACCGGTGCCACAGCAGCCGGTGCCAGGGCCGAGGTCGACGCTGCGATCGCGCGTCTCTTCACCTATGGTGCCTGGGCGGACAAGTACGAGGGCGTCGTGCACCAGCCGCCTTTCCGCGGCGTCGCGCTGGCGATGCCGGAGCCTCAGGGTGTCGTTGGCGTCATCTGCCCGCCCGAAGCGCCGCTGCTTGGCTTCATCAGCCTCGTCGCGCCGCTGATCGCCGTCGGCAACCGCGTCGTTGCCGTTCCGAGCGAACAGCATCCGCTGGCGGCAACGGATTTCTATTCCGTGCTCGAAACATCGGATGTGCCGGCCGGCGTTATCAATATCGTCACCGGATCGGCGATCGAGCTCGCCAAGACACTTGCTGCCCACAACGACGTCGATGCACTTTGGGCCTTCGGGACGCCGGAACTCTCGACGCTGGTCGAGAAGCTCTCCGTCGGCAACCTCAAGCGAACCTTTGTCGACTACGGCAAAGCGATCGACTGGATGGACCGGACGGCTGCCGAAGGCCCGGCTTTCCTGCGCCGCGCCGTCGACGTCAAGAACATCTGGATTCCCTACGGCGAGTAG
- the deoC gene encoding deoxyribose-phosphate aldolase, with product MEDLAVKSTAAASAATAGVGHNWPRNDGIELDRSWVVDQRVNLSAAERRVATLPGRRTVKKDAQAAWLLKAVTCIDLTTLNGDDTTERVKRLCAKARQPVRQDILEALGMGNRGITTGAVCVYHRFVSTAVEALDGSGIPVAAVSTGFPAGLVPHDVKLKEIEASVADGAREIDIVITREHVLTGNWQALYDEMRDFRAACGDAHVKAILATGDLKTLRNVARASLVCMMAGADFIKTSTGKEGVNATLLVTLVMLRMIRAYQERTGLKVGYKPAGGISAAKDVLNYQFLMKDELGRGWLEPDLFRVGASSLLADIERQLEHHVSGAYSALNRHPIG from the coding sequence TTGGAAGACCTTGCTGTGAAGAGCACGGCGGCGGCATCCGCTGCGACCGCCGGCGTCGGTCACAATTGGCCGCGCAACGATGGCATCGAGCTCGACCGTTCCTGGGTGGTCGATCAGCGCGTCAATCTGTCGGCGGCCGAGCGGCGCGTTGCGACGCTGCCGGGGCGGCGTACCGTCAAGAAGGACGCCCAGGCCGCCTGGTTGCTCAAGGCCGTGACCTGCATCGATCTCACCACGCTCAATGGCGACGACACGACGGAGCGCGTCAAGCGGCTCTGCGCCAAGGCGCGCCAGCCGGTCCGTCAGGACATTCTCGAGGCGCTCGGCATGGGCAATCGCGGCATCACGACCGGTGCGGTCTGCGTCTATCATCGCTTCGTTTCGACGGCCGTCGAGGCGCTCGATGGCTCCGGTATCCCTGTCGCCGCCGTCTCCACCGGCTTTCCGGCGGGTCTCGTGCCGCATGACGTAAAACTGAAGGAAATCGAGGCCTCGGTCGCCGATGGCGCGCGTGAGATCGATATCGTCATCACGCGCGAGCATGTGCTGACCGGCAATTGGCAGGCGCTTTACGACGAAATGCGCGATTTCCGCGCGGCTTGCGGCGACGCCCATGTCAAGGCGATCCTGGCGACCGGCGATCTCAAGACGCTGCGCAATGTCGCGCGCGCATCGCTGGTCTGCATGATGGCCGGCGCCGACTTCATCAAGACCTCGACCGGCAAGGAGGGTGTCAACGCGACGCTGCTCGTGACGCTCGTCATGCTCAGGATGATCCGCGCCTATCAGGAGCGTACGGGCCTCAAAGTGGGTTACAAGCCGGCCGGCGGCATCTCGGCGGCCAAGGACGTGCTGAACTATCAGTTCCTCATGAAGGACGAGCTCGGCCGTGGATGGCTGGAGCCGGACCTCTTCCGCGTAGGGGCGTCGAGCTTGCTTGCCGATATCGAGCGCCAGCTCGAACACCACGTCAGCGGCGCCTACTCGGCCCTCAACAGACACCCGATAGGATAA
- a CDS encoding DeoR family transcriptional regulator has protein sequence MANRKSTRISTLTDALSARRVLHLKEAAALLGVSEMTVRRDIADNPGLFGYLGGHIVPAADIESDMPYELARAADSHAAAKREACVHAARYIRPDETIFIDCGTTLEYLVDLIPENYAITAVCYSLNAADRLTRKPNVRIVMLGGLYHPSSASFSGDSGLETLDRLGINVAFLSAAGIDQQRGATCVHFHEVPIKQKVISLARENYLVVDRSKIGKLKPAFFAPTGAFRAIITEDGETAVA, from the coding sequence ATGGCCAACCGCAAGTCGACACGTATCTCGACCTTGACCGACGCGCTTTCGGCGCGGCGGGTGCTGCATCTGAAAGAGGCCGCCGCACTGCTTGGCGTATCGGAAATGACGGTGCGCCGCGACATTGCCGACAATCCTGGGCTTTTCGGCTATCTCGGGGGGCACATCGTTCCCGCGGCCGATATCGAGAGCGACATGCCCTATGAACTTGCGCGCGCGGCCGACAGCCACGCCGCCGCCAAGCGCGAGGCCTGCGTCCACGCCGCACGATATATTCGTCCCGATGAGACGATCTTCATCGATTGCGGTACGACGCTTGAATATCTTGTCGATCTGATTCCGGAAAATTATGCAATAACCGCAGTCTGTTATTCGTTGAATGCGGCCGACCGCCTGACCCGGAAACCCAATGTGCGGATCGTCATGCTGGGTGGGCTTTATCATCCGTCGTCGGCATCCTTCTCAGGCGATTCCGGCCTGGAGACGCTTGATCGGCTTGGCATCAACGTCGCGTTTCTCTCTGCCGCCGGGATCGACCAACAGCGAGGTGCGACCTGCGTCCATTTCCACGAGGTACCGATCAAGCAGAAGGTGATCTCGCTCGCCCGAGAAAATTACCTCGTCGTCGATCGCAGCAAGATCGGCAAGCTGAAGCCGGCCTTTTTCGCGCCAACGGGCGCCTTTCGGGCGATCATCACGGAAGACGGCGAGACGGCGGTCGCATAG
- a CDS encoding GntR family transcriptional regulator, with translation MTSSNLAASENAIEIGASHIRDSIRDAIVERRLAPGTKLSENDVGGLFNVSRTVVRAALQALSYEGLVTVEKNRGAFVAYPSVAEAQQIFATRRLIEPGLLREAARHLEKRHIKELRALLAEEERLTSERGPSARRAEIKASGDVHLALAAITGNAILQRFMDELVARSSLVIALYGQSVVSSCGHAEHHQIIDALENGDVEAACRLMLEHIDHIEADLDLRAKKSGDLKDVLRL, from the coding sequence ATGACCTCATCAAACCTCGCCGCTTCCGAAAACGCCATCGAAATCGGTGCCTCCCATATCCGCGACTCGATCCGTGACGCTATCGTCGAGCGGCGCCTCGCGCCTGGGACAAAGCTATCAGAAAACGATGTCGGCGGCCTATTCAACGTCAGCCGCACGGTCGTGCGCGCCGCCCTCCAGGCGCTTTCCTATGAAGGGCTCGTCACGGTCGAGAAGAATCGCGGCGCCTTCGTCGCCTATCCCTCGGTCGCCGAGGCGCAGCAGATATTCGCGACGCGCCGGCTTATCGAGCCGGGCCTTTTACGCGAGGCGGCCCGTCATCTGGAGAAGCGACATATCAAGGAGTTGCGTGCGCTGCTTGCCGAAGAGGAGCGGCTGACGAGTGAGCGTGGCCCGTCGGCACGCCGGGCTGAGATCAAGGCTTCCGGTGACGTTCACCTGGCACTCGCGGCGATCACTGGAAATGCCATTCTCCAGCGTTTCATGGACGAACTCGTTGCGCGTTCCTCGCTGGTGATTGCGCTTTACGGCCAGTCCGTGGTCTCAAGTTGTGGTCATGCCGAGCATCATCAGATCATCGACGCGTTGGAGAACGGAGATGTCGAAGCTGCCTGCAGGCTGATGCTCGAACATATCGATCACATCGAGGCCGACCTCGATCTCCGAGCGAAGAAAAGCGGTGATCTGAAGGACGTTCTGCGCCTCTAG